The following are encoded together in the Pseudodesulfovibrio indicus genome:
- a CDS encoding AEC family transporter, translated as MSPVIYAILPIFGLILLGFVLHRIDFPGVGFWPLSERLTYYVLFPAMLVAGLSGRQFDSSSMGLALTLIGAVCLVGAFLVFTRTAFRLDGPVFTSVFQGAIRPNTYVGLSAAAGLLGPDWMALSAVAMLTLIPLVNVLCVMVLSRHGRHGGGLGKVGLELIKNPLILSCAVGMLMSALTVQPPGVVLELLTILGKAALPLGLLAVGAGLRFEGVCACSLPVALASLAHLVALPLAAYGCARLLSVDGPALTAALIFTAIPVSVSSFILARQMGGDHRVMALIITAQTVLSALTMPLILALLG; from the coding sequence ATGTCTCCCGTCATTTACGCCATCCTGCCCATCTTCGGGCTGATTCTCCTCGGTTTCGTCCTGCACCGCATCGACTTTCCCGGCGTGGGGTTCTGGCCCCTGTCCGAGCGGCTGACCTACTACGTGCTGTTCCCGGCCATGCTGGTCGCCGGGCTCTCCGGGCGGCAGTTCGACAGCTCCTCCATGGGGCTGGCCCTGACCCTGATCGGCGCGGTCTGCCTGGTGGGCGCGTTCCTGGTCTTCACCCGGACCGCGTTCCGGCTGGACGGCCCGGTCTTCACCTCGGTCTTCCAAGGCGCCATCAGGCCCAACACCTACGTGGGGTTGTCCGCCGCGGCCGGACTGCTCGGCCCGGACTGGATGGCCCTGTCCGCCGTGGCCATGCTGACCCTCATCCCGCTGGTCAACGTGCTCTGCGTCATGGTCCTGTCGCGCCACGGCAGGCACGGCGGCGGACTCGGCAAGGTGGGGCTGGAGCTGATCAAGAACCCGCTCATCCTGTCCTGCGCGGTGGGCATGCTCATGAGCGCGCTCACCGTCCAGCCCCCCGGCGTGGTCCTGGAGCTGCTGACCATCCTCGGCAAGGCGGCGCTGCCCCTCGGCCTGCTCGCCGTGGGCGCGGGATTGCGCTTCGAGGGTGTCTGCGCGTGCTCCCTGCCCGTGGCCCTGGCCTCCCTGGCCCACCTCGTGGCCCTGCCCCTGGCCGCCTACGGCTGCGCCCGGCTGCTCTCCGTGGACGGCCCGGCCCTGACCGCCGCGCTCATCTTCACCGCCATCCCGGTCTCGGTCTCCTCCTTCATCCTCGCCCGCCAAATGGGCGGCGACCACCGGGTCATGGCCCTGATCATCACCGCCCAAACCGTCCTCTCCGCCCTGACCATGCCCCTCATTCTGGCCCTGCTGGGGTAG
- a CDS encoding N-acyl homoserine lactonase family protein: protein MSTYTIHPIVMGTKVFDKGMMTYQHGYGTPYTIPIYTWYIEGGDKNILVDTGEMQPIVSEEREKAIGGKIYTFEEGLAKYGLKPEDIDIIIHTHLHNDHCENDYKCPNATIYVHEKEMESVYNPHPLDFRYLEDYVDDAKENGQIVTVDKDTEILPGITMIHTPAHTPGGMSVKIETDKGSVLICGFCTILENLDPPVEVKAMEMEVIPPGTNTGPYEAYDILLKARDMADYVLPLHEPKWASMETVPE, encoded by the coding sequence ATGAGCACCTACACCATTCATCCCATCGTCATGGGAACCAAGGTTTTCGACAAAGGCATGATGACCTACCAGCACGGGTACGGCACTCCGTACACCATCCCCATCTACACCTGGTACATCGAGGGCGGCGACAAGAACATCCTGGTGGACACCGGGGAGATGCAGCCCATCGTTTCCGAGGAGCGGGAAAAGGCCATCGGCGGCAAGATCTACACCTTCGAAGAGGGGCTGGCCAAATACGGCCTCAAGCCGGAGGACATCGACATCATCATCCACACCCACCTGCACAACGACCACTGCGAGAACGACTACAAGTGTCCCAACGCGACCATCTACGTGCACGAGAAGGAGATGGAGTCGGTCTACAATCCGCATCCCCTGGATTTCCGATACCTTGAGGACTACGTGGACGACGCCAAGGAGAACGGCCAGATCGTCACCGTGGACAAGGACACCGAAATCCTGCCCGGCATCACCATGATCCACACCCCGGCCCACACCCCGGGCGGCATGTCCGTGAAGATCGAGACCGACAAGGGGTCGGTGCTCATCTGCGGGTTCTGCACCATCCTGGAGAACCTGGACCCGCCGGTGGAGGTCAAGGCCATGGAGATGGAGGTCATCCCTCCCGGCACCAACACCGGCCCCTACGAGGCCTACGACATCCTGCTCAAGGCCCGCGACATGGCCGACTATGTCCTGCCTCTCCACGAGCCCAAATGGGCGTCCATGGAGACGGTGCCCGAGTAA
- a CDS encoding chemotaxis protein CheX — MDVELAKPFIKAAIDVLSTMAFIRPEVGKPYVKRNNVAAGDVSGMVGITGEKNGSVSLSFSKGCAVAIVKNMLGDEIDDIMQDVKDAVGELTNMISGQARAGLAEKGLVFQGSTPTVVMGDGHTVSHMAKAPIMAIPFRTKDGDFTIEFCFE, encoded by the coding sequence ATGGACGTCGAGCTGGCCAAGCCCTTCATAAAAGCAGCCATAGATGTCTTGTCCACCATGGCCTTCATTCGGCCCGAGGTGGGCAAACCATACGTCAAGAGAAACAATGTCGCCGCGGGCGACGTGTCCGGCATGGTCGGCATAACGGGCGAGAAAAACGGGTCCGTATCCCTGTCCTTTTCCAAGGGGTGCGCCGTGGCCATCGTCAAGAACATGCTCGGCGACGAGATCGACGACATCATGCAGGATGTCAAGGACGCGGTCGGCGAGCTGACGAACATGATTTCCGGGCAGGCCCGCGCAGGGCTGGCGGAAAAGGGACTGGTGTTCCAGGGCTCCACGCCTACGGTGGTTATGGGGGATGGGCACACCGTTTCCCACATGGCCAAGGCCCCGATCATGGCCATCCCCTTCAGGACCAAGGACGGGGATTTCACCATCGAGTTCTGTTTCGAGTAG
- a CDS encoding HEAT repeat domain-containing protein → MAPLEKFREKEFLDQITILNEISGSKNTEALPGLIELLKNPVGDTSIDYMVVNALNAVLSSNEDKVVEGLSDPHEGFSILCIRVAGEYAIRAAAEPLVELARSEADLDRLMEILTSLARIGDSVALPVFRTFLDHEDSFIQSSCIEALGKLGDAESIEKFKQIITDSEAPDRFEVCDITTWKAVDALAHNVGEDTISFLVSTLHHKNPTVRRIITDALVNVGSYCIPMLLAEFETGNTDSKILTANVLGFLGDRGGAAGLVAAFDKGLAQDPNVRYAVYEALGRIGTMKGIICLVDGLSETDELILMAVIGGLEKHVNPGMISTLTALIAKADEQSDRLAKAVIASKATAVFDALYENQGAGDALIDALAESKDPEVVEEFRAVLGEIGGSRAQEDLDRLPTLTTGTRKALAADDSRSMCAMHRAILTDLGFEPFMATNGEEAYDYVEQGEEFEVVITDMNMPIMDGMELVGKIRSTPGMEDVPIIMVTTESEASQQGLAAKTGVTAFITKPFKPDDLKAKILEVTGE, encoded by the coding sequence ATGGCACCGCTTGAAAAATTCAGAGAAAAGGAATTTCTGGATCAGATCACGATCCTGAACGAGATATCCGGGAGCAAGAACACGGAAGCCCTTCCAGGGTTGATCGAGCTGCTCAAGAACCCGGTTGGGGACACCTCCATCGACTACATGGTGGTCAACGCCCTGAACGCCGTCCTCTCCAGCAACGAGGACAAGGTCGTCGAAGGACTGAGCGATCCCCACGAAGGGTTCAGCATCCTGTGCATCCGCGTGGCCGGCGAATACGCCATCCGCGCCGCCGCCGAACCCCTGGTCGAACTGGCCCGGTCCGAGGCGGACCTCGACAGGCTCATGGAGATCCTGACTTCCCTGGCCCGCATCGGGGATTCCGTCGCCCTCCCCGTGTTCCGCACCTTCCTCGACCACGAGGACTCCTTCATCCAGTCCTCCTGCATCGAGGCCCTGGGCAAGCTCGGCGACGCCGAGTCCATAGAGAAATTCAAACAGATCATCACCGACAGCGAAGCTCCCGACCGCTTCGAGGTCTGCGACATCACCACCTGGAAGGCCGTTGACGCCCTGGCCCACAACGTGGGCGAGGACACCATCTCCTTCCTGGTATCCACCCTGCACCACAAGAACCCCACGGTCCGGCGCATCATCACCGACGCCCTGGTCAACGTCGGGTCCTACTGCATCCCCATGCTGCTCGCCGAGTTCGAGACCGGCAACACGGACAGCAAGATCCTGACCGCCAACGTGCTCGGCTTCCTGGGCGACCGGGGCGGAGCCGCCGGGCTGGTGGCCGCCTTCGACAAGGGGCTGGCCCAGGACCCGAACGTCCGTTACGCCGTGTACGAGGCCCTGGGCCGCATCGGCACCATGAAGGGCATCATCTGCCTGGTGGACGGACTGTCCGAGACCGACGAACTGATCCTCATGGCGGTCATCGGCGGGCTGGAGAAGCACGTCAATCCCGGCATGATCTCCACCCTGACCGCGCTCATCGCCAAGGCGGACGAGCAGTCCGACAGGCTGGCCAAGGCGGTCATCGCCTCCAAGGCGACCGCGGTTTTCGACGCCCTGTACGAAAACCAGGGCGCGGGCGATGCGCTGATCGACGCCCTGGCCGAGTCCAAGGACCCGGAGGTCGTGGAAGAGTTCCGCGCCGTACTGGGCGAGATCGGCGGAAGCCGCGCCCAGGAGGACCTGGACCGCTTGCCCACCCTGACCACCGGGACCCGCAAGGCCCTGGCCGCCGACGACTCGCGCTCCATGTGCGCCATGCACCGGGCCATCCTCACGGACCTCGGCTTCGAGCCGTTCATGGCCACCAACGGCGAGGAAGCCTACGACTACGTGGAGCAGGGCGAGGAGTTCGAAGTCGTCATCACCGACATGAACATGCCGATCATGGACGGCATGGAGCTGGTCGGCAAGATCCGCTCCACCCCCGGCATGGAGGACGTGCCGATCATCATGGTCACCACCGAATCCGAGGCCTCCCAGCAGGGACTGGCCGCCAAGACGGGCGTGACCGCCTTCATCACCAAGCCGTTCAAGCCGGACGACCTCAAGGCCAAGATCCTGGAAGTCACCGGAGAATAA